One window of Pieris rapae chromosome 14, ilPieRapa1.1, whole genome shotgun sequence genomic DNA carries:
- the LOC110998610 gene encoding ATP synthase subunit b, mitochondrial isoform X2, translating into MLSRVALRSVARQSAPTALVARTSTTDACGVRDEKNFPRPVRGEPGKVRLGFIPEEWFQFFHSKTGVTGPYTFGAGLVTYLLSKEIYVMEHEYYTGLSIFVMVYYATTKFGPKVASWLDKEVDQIETDLNQGRVETIKSLEEGIATEKDAQWRAQGQELLIQAKKENVLLQLEAAYRERLMNTYQEVKKRLDFQLEKAALERRFEQKHLVDWVITNVNKAITPDQEKQTLDRCIADLAAMAHK; encoded by the exons ATGTTATCTCGCGTGGCTTTGCGTTCAg TGGCCCGGCAGTCAGCCCCCACAGCCCTTGTAGCTCGAACTTCCACCACTGATGCTTGTGGAGTACGAGATGAAAAGAACTTTCCTAGACCTGTAAGAGGTGAACCTGGCAAAGTTAGGCTTGGTTTCATCCCAGAAGAATG GTTTCAATTCTTTCATTCAAAAACGGGAGTGACAGGACCATACACATTCGGCGCTGGTCTGGTAACATACCTGCTCAGCAAAGAAATCTATGTAATGGAACATGAATACTATACTGGTCtttctatttttgttatgGTCTATTATGCTACCACTAAGTTTGGCCCTAAAGTTGCATCTTGGCTGGACAAGGAAGTTGAT caAATAGAAACTGACCTTAACCAAGGAAGAGTAGAAACCATAAAATCACTGGAAGAGGGTATTGCAACAGAAAAGGATGCTCAATGGCGCGCCCAAGGCCAGGAACTGCTTATTCAGGCtaagaaagaaaatgtacttctACAGCTAGAAGCTGCTTACCGTGAACGCCTTATGAATACCTACCAGGAG GTCAAGAAACGACTGGACTTCCAACTTGAGAAGGCAGCACTTGAACGCCGCTTTGAACAGAAGCATCTTGTTGACTGGGTTATCACCAATGTCAATAAGGCTATTACTCCTGATCAAGAGAAACAGACCTTGGACCGCTGCATTGCTGATCTAGCAGCTATGGCTCACAAGTGA
- the LOC110998612 gene encoding small VCP/p97-interacting protein isoform X1, translating to MGLITSCCKPSASDVLTPDTETRRRQQVEAAERRRVQEEARGVKDPNRVKRMQQRSEEMEQREQELQKQGGATLKWSAD from the exons ATGGGGCTAATTACATCCTGTTGCAAACCCTCAGCATCAGATGTATTGACTCCAGATACA GAAACACGACGTCGTCAACAAGTAGAAGCAGCTGAACGTCGTCGTGTTCAAGAAGAGGCAAGGGGTGTCAAAGATCCAAATAGAGTGAAACGAATGCAACAACGATCTGAAGAGATGGAACAAAGAGAACAAGAGTTACAAAAGCAGGGTGGAGCTACTTTAAAG TGGTCAGCTGACTGA
- the LOC110998625 gene encoding cyclin-H, with protein sequence MFSTSSQRKFWTFSDENELACHREKHNLEFISRHGQNFDEQQRYNYFLSPEEERLLLKQYELHLKEFCKRFQPPMPKGVIGTAFHYFKRFYLYNSSMDYHPKEILATCVYLACKVEEFNVSIGQFVANIKGDREKASDIILNNELLLMQQLNYHLTIHNPFRPVEGFLIDIKTRCSLANPERLRSGIDEFLEKVFLTDACLLYAPSQIALAAVLHAASKEQENLDSYVTDMLFRDAGPDKLAVLIEAVRKIRSMVKMVESPARERVRAIEKKLDRCRNQENNPDSEIYKRRIREALDEDDVQYTGTSRMSLDTSGVTQVLSPSAS encoded by the coding sequence ATGTTTTCAACTAGCTCGCAAAGAAAGTTTTGGACATTTAGTGACGAAAATGAATTGGCATGTCATCGAGAAAAGCACAACTTAGAGTTTATTTCAAGACACGGTCAGAACTTTGATGAACAACAacgttacaattattttttatctccaGAAGAGGAAAGACTGTTATTAAAGCAGTATGAGCTGCATTTAAAAGAATTCTGTAAAAGATTCCAGCCTCCTATGCCTAAAGGAGTTATTGGTACAGCATTTCATTACTTCAAACGTTTCTATCTGTACAATTCTTCTATGGACTATCATCCCAAAGAAATTCTCGCTACATGTGTGTATTTAGCATGCAAAGTAGAAGAATTTAACGTATCCATTGGACAATTTGTTGCTAATATTAAAGGTGACAGAGAAAAAGCttctgatattattttaaacaatgaaTTACTTCTTATGCAGCAGTTAAATTATCACTTGACTATTCACAACCCTTTCCGTCCTGTTGAGGGTTTCCTTATTGACATTAAGACAAGATGCTCTCTGGCAAACCCGGAGCGGTTACGTTCAGGAATTGATGAGTTTCTGGAAAAAGTTTTTCTCACTGATGCTTGTCTTTTGTATGCTCCTTCACAAATTGCATTAGCAGCTGTATTACATGCAGCCAGTAAAGAACAAGAGAACCTGGATAGTTATGTGACTGACATGTTGTTTAGAGATGCAGGTCCTGATAAGTTAGCAGTTTTAATAGAAGCTGTTAGAAAAATAAGATCAATGGTTAAAATGGTTGAGAGTCCTGCTCGTGAACGAGTTAGGGCCATAGAAAAGAAATTGGATAGATGTCGAAATCAGGAGAACAATCCTGATAGTGAGATATATAAACGGAGAATCCGAGAAGCTTTAGATGAGGATGATGTGCAGTACACTGGTACTAGTAGAATGTCATTAGATACAAGTGGAGTAACACAAGTATTGTCTCCATCAGCatcttaa
- the LOC110998611 gene encoding ras-like protein 2 isoform X1, with the protein MSRPGDRPNQAQTYKLVVVGGGGVGKSAITIQFIQSYFVTDYDPTIEDSYTKQCVIDDIPAKLDILDTAGQEEFSAMREQYMRSGEGFLLVFSVADHASFDELFKFHKQILRVKDRDEFPMLMVGNKADLESQRVVTLDEAQSLSRQLKIPYIECSAKARMNVDQAFHELVRLVRRFQEAERIHIKSEHRNKKKKCTIL; encoded by the exons atgtcgCGGCCAGGTGATCGACCAAATCAAGCCCAAACCTATAAATTGGTAGTTGTCGGCGGTGGAGGTGTAGGAAAAAGTGctattacaatacaatttatacag AGCTATTTTGTAACTGACTATGATCCTACTATTGAGGACAGCTACACAAAGCAATGTGTTATTGATGATATTCCTGCAAAACTAGATA TCCTTGACACTGCTGGGCAAGAAGAATTTAGTGCAATGCGAGAACAATATATGAGGTCAGGTGAAGGCTTCCTACTGGTTTTCTCAGTGGCTGACCATGCCAGTTTTGATGAACTTTTTAAGTTCCATAAGCAAATTTTACGTGTAAAAGATCGGGATGAATTTCCAATGCTGATGGTTGGAAACAAGGCTGATTTAGAAAGCCAGAGAGTG gTTACATTAGATGAAGCACAATCTCTATCCCGTCAACTCAAGATACCATACATTGAGTGCAGTGCCAAGGCTCGTATGAATGTAGACCAGGCCTTCCATGAGCTTGTGAGACTTGTTCGGAGATTCCAGGAAGCAGAGAGAATTCACATTAAGTCAGAGCATAGGAACAAGAAGAAGAAATGCACTATCTTgtaa
- the LOC110998612 gene encoding uncharacterized protein LOC110998612 isoform X2, whose product MANMNNIMKMMETRRRQQVEAAERRRVQEEARGVKDPNRVKRMQQRSEEMEQREQELQKQGGATLKWSAD is encoded by the exons ATGgcaaatatgaacaatattatGAAGATGATg GAAACACGACGTCGTCAACAAGTAGAAGCAGCTGAACGTCGTCGTGTTCAAGAAGAGGCAAGGGGTGTCAAAGATCCAAATAGAGTGAAACGAATGCAACAACGATCTGAAGAGATGGAACAAAGAGAACAAGAGTTACAAAAGCAGGGTGGAGCTACTTTAAAG TGGTCAGCTGACTGA
- the LOC110998610 gene encoding ATP synthase subunit b, mitochondrial isoform X1 → MLSRVALRSVVARQSAPTALVARTSTTDACGVRDEKNFPRPVRGEPGKVRLGFIPEEWFQFFHSKTGVTGPYTFGAGLVTYLLSKEIYVMEHEYYTGLSIFVMVYYATTKFGPKVASWLDKEVDQIETDLNQGRVETIKSLEEGIATEKDAQWRAQGQELLIQAKKENVLLQLEAAYRERLMNTYQEVKKRLDFQLEKAALERRFEQKHLVDWVITNVNKAITPDQEKQTLDRCIADLAAMAHK, encoded by the exons ATGTTATCTCGCGTGGCTTTGCGTTCAg tAGTGGCCCGGCAGTCAGCCCCCACAGCCCTTGTAGCTCGAACTTCCACCACTGATGCTTGTGGAGTACGAGATGAAAAGAACTTTCCTAGACCTGTAAGAGGTGAACCTGGCAAAGTTAGGCTTGGTTTCATCCCAGAAGAATG GTTTCAATTCTTTCATTCAAAAACGGGAGTGACAGGACCATACACATTCGGCGCTGGTCTGGTAACATACCTGCTCAGCAAAGAAATCTATGTAATGGAACATGAATACTATACTGGTCtttctatttttgttatgGTCTATTATGCTACCACTAAGTTTGGCCCTAAAGTTGCATCTTGGCTGGACAAGGAAGTTGAT caAATAGAAACTGACCTTAACCAAGGAAGAGTAGAAACCATAAAATCACTGGAAGAGGGTATTGCAACAGAAAAGGATGCTCAATGGCGCGCCCAAGGCCAGGAACTGCTTATTCAGGCtaagaaagaaaatgtacttctACAGCTAGAAGCTGCTTACCGTGAACGCCTTATGAATACCTACCAGGAG GTCAAGAAACGACTGGACTTCCAACTTGAGAAGGCAGCACTTGAACGCCGCTTTGAACAGAAGCATCTTGTTGACTGGGTTATCACCAATGTCAATAAGGCTATTACTCCTGATCAAGAGAAACAGACCTTGGACCGCTGCATTGCTGATCTAGCAGCTATGGCTCACAAGTGA
- the LOC110998611 gene encoding ras-like protein 2 isoform X2 has protein sequence MHMSYFVTDYDPTIEDSYTKQCVIDDIPAKLDILDTAGQEEFSAMREQYMRSGEGFLLVFSVADHASFDELFKFHKQILRVKDRDEFPMLMVGNKADLESQRVVTLDEAQSLSRQLKIPYIECSAKARMNVDQAFHELVRLVRRFQEAERIHIKSEHRNKKKKCTIL, from the exons atgcACATG AGCTATTTTGTAACTGACTATGATCCTACTATTGAGGACAGCTACACAAAGCAATGTGTTATTGATGATATTCCTGCAAAACTAGATA TCCTTGACACTGCTGGGCAAGAAGAATTTAGTGCAATGCGAGAACAATATATGAGGTCAGGTGAAGGCTTCCTACTGGTTTTCTCAGTGGCTGACCATGCCAGTTTTGATGAACTTTTTAAGTTCCATAAGCAAATTTTACGTGTAAAAGATCGGGATGAATTTCCAATGCTGATGGTTGGAAACAAGGCTGATTTAGAAAGCCAGAGAGTG gTTACATTAGATGAAGCACAATCTCTATCCCGTCAACTCAAGATACCATACATTGAGTGCAGTGCCAAGGCTCGTATGAATGTAGACCAGGCCTTCCATGAGCTTGTGAGACTTGTTCGGAGATTCCAGGAAGCAGAGAGAATTCACATTAAGTCAGAGCATAGGAACAAGAAGAAGAAATGCACTATCTTgtaa